The Rhizobium brockwellii genome window below encodes:
- the tehA gene encoding dicarboxylate transporter/tellurite-resistance protein TehA, with amino-acid sequence MTMQSAERNIGAGLRLPRVPASFYSIVLGVAGLGSSWRAAAAIWPVATDVGEVLSLLAVAIWLVVTLFYAAKWIVAQEEAMAEIDHPVQCCFVGLAGVATMLVALALLPYMRITSEILFAIGVAFTLFFALWRTGLLWRGGRDPVATTAVLYLPLGAGSFVAATVASALGYQDWGQLAFGAGFFSALAIESVLLHRLMTSPVMAEQLRPTLGIQLAPPAVGSLAYLSATSGPPDMLVHAMLGYAVLQALLLLRLLPWIMKQPFGASYWAFTFGVTALSTSALRMVGRGDVGAVADLAPFLFLLANVAVGLIAIGTIWLLIRGKLLPAPAPARS; translated from the coding sequence ATGACAATGCAATCTGCCGAACGGAACATCGGTGCCGGTTTGCGGTTGCCGCGCGTTCCGGCTTCCTTCTACAGTATCGTGCTCGGCGTTGCCGGCCTCGGCAGCAGCTGGAGGGCCGCAGCGGCCATTTGGCCGGTGGCCACGGATGTGGGCGAGGTGCTGAGTTTGTTGGCCGTCGCGATCTGGCTGGTCGTGACCCTATTCTATGCGGCCAAGTGGATCGTGGCGCAGGAGGAGGCGATGGCGGAGATCGATCATCCCGTTCAATGCTGCTTCGTCGGCCTTGCAGGCGTTGCCACCATGCTGGTCGCTCTTGCGCTGCTGCCCTATATGAGGATCACCAGTGAAATACTCTTCGCCATCGGTGTCGCCTTTACGCTGTTCTTCGCGCTCTGGCGCACAGGGCTTCTTTGGCGCGGCGGCCGTGATCCTGTAGCGACGACGGCGGTTCTCTATCTGCCGCTTGGCGCCGGTTCCTTCGTTGCGGCGACGGTCGCCAGCGCTCTCGGTTATCAGGATTGGGGGCAGCTTGCCTTCGGTGCAGGTTTCTTTTCCGCGCTCGCAATCGAATCCGTGCTGCTCCATCGCCTGATGACCTCCCCCGTCATGGCCGAGCAACTGCGCCCGACGCTCGGCATCCAGCTCGCTCCGCCTGCCGTCGGCAGCCTCGCTTATCTGAGCGCCACCTCCGGCCCGCCGGATATGCTTGTTCATGCCATGCTTGGTTACGCCGTACTCCAGGCCTTGTTGCTGCTGCGCCTGCTGCCCTGGATCATGAAGCAACCCTTCGGGGCCTCCTACTGGGCCTTCACCTTCGGCGTCACCGCGCTGTCGACGTCAGCACTGCGCATGGTCGGGCGCGGTGATGTCGGGGCCGTTGCCGATCTTGCGCCCTTCCTGTTCCTGCTTGCCAATGTCGCCGTCGGCCTGATCGCGATCGGGACGATCTGGCTGCTTATCAGGGGCAAGCTTCTTCCTGCACCCGCGCCGGCTCGCTCGTAA
- a CDS encoding carboxymuconolactone decarboxylase family protein → MLNWKEYRAELFGRVGEMAKLAPETVKGYQTLSAAGQKTNHLDAKQRELIALAVAVTLRCDGCIVVHTTEAEKLGATREEIAEALGVAISVNAGAALVYSARVLDAAETITS, encoded by the coding sequence ATGTTGAACTGGAAGGAATACCGCGCGGAGCTTTTCGGCCGGGTCGGTGAGATGGCCAAGCTCGCGCCGGAGACGGTGAAGGGCTACCAGACACTGTCCGCCGCCGGCCAGAAGACCAATCACCTCGACGCCAAGCAGCGTGAGCTGATTGCTCTTGCTGTTGCCGTGACGCTGCGCTGCGATGGCTGTATCGTGGTCCACACGACCGAAGCCGAAAAGCTCGGCGCCACCAGGGAGGAGATCGCCGAAGCCCTCGGCGTCGCAATCTCGGTCAATGCAGGTGCAGCACTCGTCTACTCGGCGCGCGTACTCGACGCCGCCGAGACCATTACCAGTTAG